ATTATATACCATGAAGTCATAGGCCTCTCTACTCCTCGCTTGTTGCTAATGAGCAGCTCCTGACAGAGCGATTATGATGCGTCATCCCTGGCTGGGAAAAGTTGATGCCGGCTCGCTACGATAATTTACAACTAACTACATATCAAAATGGCATTGTGTCGGAGAAAAGTGATTTCCACGTGGATATTTCGAAATCCCCACGTGGAGAATAAAAAATTCTTCGGAGGAATGAAATGAAACTTCGGAGGAATGAAATGAAACTTCGGAAGAAATGATTCGCCCCCACGTGGAAAATAAAAAACATCCACGTGGAGATTTGAGATTTACCACGTGGATATTCGAGAAAGGAGGGAATCGGACAAATTTCCCTGTAAAGATATGTAATTAGAGGTTAGAGGTTAGAGATTAGAAATCAGGGATTGGGGGAATCGGAAGGGGAGAGGTTAGAGGGTAGGGCTGACACATTATATATAGTGACCTCATCTATGTCTTGCTTGTCGCTCGTGTGTAGCTCCTGACAGAGCGATTATAATGCGTCAGCCCTGACGTATGGCACTACAGTTTCCTACCTATGAAACTCTATTTTCCTACCTATGAAACTCTATTTTCCTACCTATGAAACTCTATTTTCACCCGTATGAAACTACAGTGCCAATAGGGGATGGCACTGGAGCTTCACGGCAAAAAGGAGCTTACGACTTATCGCTAGTCTTCTCGGTTTTGGGAGAAGAAATGATTGAGGTTCTTGAAGCCAATCTTGGAGCTGGGTAACTGAGGAAAAGGAGAGCGCAGTATGAGCTTGCGTTCGGTGCGATTTGTGTAGCCCTGGATGTAGTTAAGATTGACGATGTAGCTCTGATGCGTCCTAACGAAGATGTGTAGTCCCTGTAGCTCTCTATCGTAGACACCTATGTTCTTAGTGCTGTAGATCTCCTCACCATCAGACAGATAGATCTTACACCCCCCGTCACTAGACTGTATGTATACGATCTGATTACTATGGAAGATTCGCGTGTCTACCGCTGTAGAGACTTGTAGCCACTTACCAGTCTGGTCGCTTGGGGTAGATGCAGTACTCGTCTCTTGCGACTGATAGATATGCTGAGTAGCCTTTTCGATAGCTGAGCGTAGCGACTCCTTGTCTATAGGCTTGTCGAGAAAGGCGACGGCTCCCTCATAGATCGCTTGCTGCGCATACTTAAACTCACAGTGCCCGGAGAAGATGATGAGCTGAAACTGTCGGAAGTTTTGCCACTCCTCTAGTAGGTCAAAGGCGGTCCGCCCCTCAGGAGCAAACTGTATGTCCAAGATGAGTAGCTGGGGGGCAAACTTCTTGATGGCTAGATCTACCTCTGCCAGCGAGGTACAAGTAGCAACAATCTCTAGCGTTGGGGCTACCTCCTCGACTAGAGAACGCATCAGAGCCAAGATCTCGGGAGAGTCGTCAGCGATTATGGCCCGTAGTGGTGGGATAGTTGTAAACATAGATTTATAGGCGATAATGAGGTGGTAAGCGTAGTGTGATGGTGGTTCCTTGCTCCGAAGAGTCTATACCGAGGTCTATCGCATAGCCTAGTCGATTGAGGAGGTGGATACGCTTCTTCGTTAGCTCCAGACCATAGGAGTGATAGCTGAGCTTGGACTTGTGTTGTAGCTTTTTGGCTTGCTGTATGCCGATACCATTGTCAGCTATCTGGATGGATATGGCTCCACCCTGTTGGTCTAGAGAGATGGAGACTTGTAGCATCGCTCTACGGGCATCATTGAGAGGCAGTAGTCCGTGACTTATAGCATTCTCCACAAAGGGCTGCAGGAGCATCGGAGGTATACAAACCTGATCGGGAGATATAGCCTCCTCAATGGTAATCTGAAAGGCAAAAGCATCTGGGTGTAGCTCCTGCTGAAAGCTCACAAACTGCTCCGTCAGCTCTAGCTCCCGCTGTAGCGTAGTCCAGTGCTGTGCTAGTGTAGAGTCTAGCGCACTTACAGAGCTTTGTATCGAACTATGGAGGAATGCTCGTATGAGCCGACTCAGACTGACCAACTGCTGCTCGGCCTCTTCGGTTTTCTGTAAGTGTACCTTAGCCTGTACCGAGGTCAGGACATTGTAGACAAAGTGTGGATTGAGTTGAGCTTGTATCGTATCCATCTCAGCTACCTGAGCTTGCGTAATAGTCTCAGAGAGGCGTCGCTTAGTACGTAGCAGGAGGAGCACACTCCCCACGATGGCTAGCAGCAGTAAGAGGACAATGCTTGGGACAAACCATGCCTGATTATAGAAGGCTCGCCTTACCGATATCTCTAGTTCATATAGCTCCTGCTCCGAGCAGACCTTATCAGTCCCTTTGTATAGCACCTGCACCTGCAGTGTCGTCGTGCCATGAGGCAAGTTGGTCAAGACGATATAATCCTCATCCTGAGCCTTGCTCCAAGGTGCTGTGCTACTCGTACGATAGCGATACACCAGCGGATAGGGACGACTATAGGCAAGCGTCGTAAGCGAAATGGTCACAGACGATCTATTGGTCGGGAGGCTCACTCGTCGCTGATTATATAGTATAGGCGTGTTATCATAATAGGAGAAGAAGAGCTTGGCTCCGTGCGTAGCTGTCGGTCTTAATAGTTTGGGGCGAATAGACGCTAGATGCGAACTACTGGCCACCCAAATGTTGCCCTGAGAGTCCATATATGCGCCAGCCTGCCCAGGCTCCTCTACACGAAAACCATTGGACGCATCGATATAGCCCCACAGTTTCACTCGTCTCGTACGATGAAATGCTTTGAGATCGATGATACAGAGCCGATCGCCCTGCGACACCAGTAGTCGCTCGCTATCTATCGGTAGGACGAGGGCGGTCAACTCTTGGAACTCGGGATCATCTACTACGCAGATTTGATCTTGCTTAGCATCGTAGTAGCATAGTCCCATATCTGTGGCAAACCAAGTCGTGCCATACGCATCTGTCGCCATCTCCATACAGAAGTATGAGGCGCCTCGCTCGTTAGCATACCTAACTAACGCTCCTGTGTCGTAGTCATAGCGGTAAATCTCTCTACCACCCAGCCAGTAGCTCCCGACAGAGTCCCGTGTGATGGAGAGTATATTACCCTGTATTGTGACA
The sequence above is a segment of the Porphyromonas vaginalis genome. Coding sequences within it:
- a CDS encoding LytR/AlgR family response regulator transcription factor, with the translated sequence MFTTIPPLRAIIADDSPEILALMRSLVEEVAPTLEIVATCTSLAEVDLAIKKFAPQLLILDIQFAPEGRTAFDLLEEWQNFRQFQLIIFSGHCEFKYAQQAIYEGAVAFLDKPIDKESLRSAIEKATQHIYQSQETSTASTPSDQTGKWLQVSTAVDTRIFHSNQIVYIQSSDGGCKIYLSDGEEIYSTKNIGVYDRELQGLHIFVRTHQSYIVNLNYIQGYTNRTERKLILRSPFPQLPSSKIGFKNLNHFFSQNRED
- a CDS encoding sensor histidine kinase gives rise to the protein MTILALWLLVIGTLQAQSLKGVQSIRYSKEQGLPQCQVTKLMQDSRGYIWAGTKAGVGRFDGVRFHPFTASREGLSAGEVVHLEEDEDGFVWIITTQGVSRISGDSVQTLPVPLTGLYAATLGGERTLWYAKRNASSRFVVGHYAEGRLQETPLSPGVTSVHSPMRYDKLHHDLYLVGSYDDDSERLLRVTREGRITTVDLPKQLQQQSKRLLYGPRGEVCIAFSREVGTVELYALSAKGLSRIASSVGGRWVEPLPIAWYGVSNVILPGLHLGELQFLNYGELINLSKYISQWGYITDMVVNHQGGIYLGTERGMLQVLPDAIQLYDAKLLPEVWGCVAGDDGTIYASSFTHEIKRIRGDQVESLSLTSELDQGYYFHPVRDSRGVLYFPHSKGVIRYNPKSGKVSELERTGVHEQLCFYTYYDAQRRLIWGGGMGSFAIWDEEGKVQRTVTQYKSVTIQGNILSITRDSVGSYWLGGREIYRYDYDTGALVRYANERGASYFCMEMATDAYGTTWFATDMGLCYYDAKQDQICVVDDPEFQELTALVLPIDSERLLVSQGDRLCIIDLKAFHRTRRVKLWGYIDASNGFRVEEPGQAGAYMDSQGNIWVASSSHLASIRPKLLRPTATHGAKLFFSYYDNTPILYNQRRVSLPTNRSSVTISLTTLAYSRPYPLVYRYRTSSTAPWSKAQDEDYIVLTNLPHGTTTLQVQVLYKGTDKVCSEQELYELEISVRRAFYNQAWFVPSIVLLLLLAIVGSVLLLLRTKRRLSETITQAQVAEMDTIQAQLNPHFVYNVLTSVQAKVHLQKTEEAEQQLVSLSRLIRAFLHSSIQSSVSALDSTLAQHWTTLQRELELTEQFVSFQQELHPDAFAFQITIEEAISPDQVCIPPMLLQPFVENAISHGLLPLNDARRAMLQVSISLDQQGGAISIQIADNGIGIQQAKKLQHKSKLSYHSYGLELTKKRIHLLNRLGYAIDLGIDSSEQGTTITLRLPPHYRL